From Apium graveolens cultivar Ventura chromosome 9, ASM990537v1, whole genome shotgun sequence, the proteins below share one genomic window:
- the LOC141684728 gene encoding uncharacterized protein LOC141684728: protein MGKSSKKSATKVAVAPAAAAKPLKKGKREAEEVTEKQQVPAKKQKQNQAALKQAIAKKNAEAKTPKNTKAESGSEDDSEEDDSGLEDDEIEIAPVSSKGESEDDGSDGESGDESGDDDSEDDEMPEGAEAEDGSSEEEGSEEEASESEEEEDKKTPKPIVKKATKTPSTPQAAATGGKTLFMGNLSFNVEESDVENFFKDAGEVAEIRLASDREGKFKGFGHVEFATAEAAQEALKLNGGDFLGRPVKLDLAREKGAYTPASGNGAKAQGQTVFVRGFDTSDSEEQIRGALEKHFGSCGDISRVSIPQDREGGLKGMAYVEFKDSNATNKALQLNGSELGEGTLTVEEAKPRDNSSGRGGGRGGGRGDRGGRFSGGRGRFSGGGRSGDRFGGGRSGGRRGGGRGRGRY from the exons ATGGGTAAATCTTCCAAGAAATCAGCCACCAAG GTTGCAGTTGCTCCAGCTGCTGCTGCTAAGCCTTTGAAGAAAG GCAAGAGAGAAGCAGAAGAGGTTACGGAGAAGCAGCAGGTGCCTGCAAAGAAGCAAAAGCAAAATCAGGCAGCTTTGAAGCAAGCAATTGCTAAGAAGAATGCAGAGGCCAAAACTCCCAAGAACACAAAAGCTGAAAGTGGTTCTGAGGATGATTCTGAGGAAGACGATAGTGGTTTGGAGGATGAT GAAATAGAAATTGCCCCAGTTTCATCCAAGGGAGAGTCAGAGGACGATGGCTCAGACGGTGAATCAGGCGATGAGTCTGGTGatgatgattctgaagatgatgaG ATGCCTGAAGGCGCTGAAGCTGAAGATGGTAGCTCTGAGGAAGAGGGTTCTGAAGAGGAAGCTTCAGAATCCGAGGAGGAAGAAGATAAAAAGACTCCCAAGCCAATTGTCAAGAAAGCT ACAAAAACTCCGAGCACACCACAAGCTGCAGCCACAGGAGGCAAAACTCTTTTTATGGGCAATCTTTCATTCAATGTCGAGGAATCCGACGT GGAGAATTTTTTCAAAGATGCTGGTGAAGTTGCCGAGATTCGCTTAGCTTCAGACAGAGAAGGGAAATTTAAGGGCTTTGGACATGTTGAGTTTGCCACCGCAGAAGCAGCTCAAGAA GCTCTTAAATTAAATGGTGGAGATTTTTTGGGTCGTCCAGTTAAGCTTGATTTAGCCCGGGAAAAGGGTGCATACACACCAGCAAGCGG CAATGGAGCAAAAGCCCAGGGTCAAACAGTATTTGTCAGAGGTTTTGATACAAGTGATAGCGAGGAACAG ATTCGTGGTGCACTAGAGAAGCATTTTGGATCGTGCGGAGATATATCAAGAGTGTCCATTCCCCAGGACCGCGAGGGTGGCTTGAAAGG GATGGCTTATGTGGAATTTAAAGATAGTAATGCTACCAATAAAGCTCTACAACTTAATGGATCTGAACTTGGAGAGGGCACATTGACCGTTGAAGAGGCAAAGCCAAGAGATAACAGTTCTGGCCGTGGGGGTGGCAGAGGTGGTGGTAGGGGTGACCGAGGTGGAAGATTTAGCGGAGGTCGTGGCAGGTTTAGTGGTGGAGGTAGAAGCGGTGACCGTTTTGGTGGAGGTAGAAGTGGTGGTCGCCGTGGTGGTGGGAGAGGACGTGGAAGATACTAA